A genomic segment from Flavobacterium inviolabile encodes:
- a CDS encoding TonB-dependent receptor translates to MKSISFLLLSIFFSLTTLAQNGSLKGTVTDENNNLVTHASVILIENNLTTTTDASGNYVFSDLPYGKYNLKVSSMTYKAELLVVTIDKPNTIVNFKLKVNEQLLDEVEVFGKRNKQPEKLQALTRLPLKPSEQIQSISIISSKLIEQQGNLTISDATKNVPGVYTFATYGNKRESMSSRGFRGIPILKNGVRVNSDFRGVGILTDAIGIDNIQVLKGTAAITQGVATDLGSPGGVINIVTKTPKFQSGGEVALRGGSWGLFRPTFDVYGPIDDNEKIAFRVNGAYERSDSYRSMISNERLYFNPSLQWKANDKTTVTVEMDYLDDSRTPDLGTVNLAGNDINAIYDLPHDKFLGFKSDRVATKNATYTIRVDRKLNDKFSLRAAYFKSDLDIDDTGASLSQLASSFNERKRSISNNTRKDINDVLQLDLVGQDIQTGFLKHTFQAGMDYSSNNTETTNSKSVVIDTINVFGNIPNIYPTPNSPLAFGSSENTKSRALGLLVQDMITWNKWLKTFVGLRYSSVEITKSNTVGTQRNDAWNPLAGVIFTPMSNINLFASYTNSSNPRSAALLSHSGEELGNERWDQFETGFKTTWINDRLRFNLTLFKINNKDMNLPVYDENWVATGYYQKGGNDERKGIEVELSGRILENLEVITGYSYIDAKYKEHTAYVYNSSPLNTPKHTFNAWANYTFTGALKGFSLGAGAYYTGKRPMNDWSAGAVTHEGIVPNQKPFDIDSYMNVNIQAAYKFDQHWGVRLFINNVFNEIGYNAYRTSFINQTDPRNFSGMLTYRF, encoded by the coding sequence ATGAAGTCTATATCTTTTCTACTCCTAAGTATCTTTTTCAGCCTTACCACATTAGCCCAAAACGGATCCTTAAAAGGAACAGTCACCGACGAAAACAACAATCTGGTTACCCATGCCAGTGTTATTTTAATCGAAAATAATCTGACCACAACTACCGATGCTTCCGGTAATTATGTTTTTTCCGATTTACCGTATGGAAAATACAACCTTAAAGTGAGCAGCATGACCTACAAAGCAGAACTGCTTGTGGTAACAATCGACAAACCGAATACCATTGTCAACTTTAAACTAAAAGTAAACGAACAGTTGCTGGATGAAGTGGAAGTATTCGGAAAAAGAAACAAACAGCCGGAAAAACTACAGGCTTTAACGCGGTTACCGTTAAAACCAAGTGAGCAGATACAGAGTATTTCAATTATTTCCTCAAAATTAATCGAGCAGCAGGGAAATCTAACCATTTCGGACGCAACTAAAAACGTTCCGGGTGTTTACACCTTTGCTACTTATGGAAACAAAAGAGAAAGTATGTCTTCCCGTGGATTCCGCGGTATTCCGATTTTGAAAAACGGGGTACGTGTTAATTCCGATTTCAGAGGTGTCGGGATTTTAACGGATGCCATTGGTATTGACAATATTCAGGTGTTAAAAGGAACAGCAGCCATCACTCAGGGTGTTGCAACCGATTTGGGAAGCCCGGGCGGTGTGATCAATATTGTTACCAAAACCCCGAAATTTCAATCCGGTGGTGAAGTAGCCCTTCGTGGCGGAAGCTGGGGATTATTCCGTCCGACGTTTGACGTGTATGGTCCGATTGACGATAACGAAAAAATTGCGTTCCGTGTAAACGGTGCCTACGAAAGAAGCGACAGCTACAGAAGCATGATCTCTAACGAGCGTTTGTATTTCAATCCTTCCCTGCAATGGAAAGCCAATGATAAAACAACGGTTACGGTAGAGATGGATTACCTGGACGACAGCAGAACACCCGATTTGGGAACGGTAAATCTTGCCGGTAATGACATCAATGCCATTTATGACCTGCCGCACGATAAATTCCTGGGATTCAAATCCGACCGTGTTGCCACAAAAAATGCTACCTACACTATTCGTGTGGACCGAAAATTAAACGATAAATTCTCGCTTCGTGCCGCTTATTTCAAATCGGATCTGGATATAGACGATACCGGAGCCAGCCTGTCGCAACTGGCATCCAGCTTTAACGAGCGCAAACGTTCGATAAGCAATAACACCCGAAAAGACATAAACGATGTATTACAGTTAGACCTTGTTGGTCAGGACATCCAAACCGGTTTTCTAAAACACACGTTTCAGGCGGGTATGGATTATTCCAGCAACAATACTGAAACGACAAACTCCAAATCGGTTGTTATCGATACGATAAATGTTTTTGGAAACATCCCGAATATATACCCTACTCCAAACAGTCCGTTGGCTTTCGGAAGTTCGGAAAACACCAAATCAAGAGCGTTAGGTTTATTGGTTCAGGACATGATTACCTGGAACAAATGGTTAAAAACTTTTGTAGGATTGCGTTACAGCAGCGTTGAAATTACCAAATCGAATACTGTGGGAACACAGCGAAACGATGCCTGGAATCCATTGGCAGGTGTTATCTTCACGCCGATGAGCAACATTAACCTGTTTGCGTCCTACACGAACAGTTCCAATCCGAGAAGTGCCGCTTTATTAAGCCATAGCGGAGAAGAATTAGGAAATGAAAGATGGGATCAGTTCGAAACCGGGTTTAAAACAACCTGGATTAACGACCGTCTGCGTTTTAACCTGACTTTATTTAAAATCAACAATAAAGACATGAACCTTCCGGTTTATGACGAGAACTGGGTAGCTACAGGCTACTATCAAAAAGGCGGAAATGACGAACGTAAAGGTATTGAGGTAGAACTTTCCGGTAGAATTTTAGAAAACCTGGAAGTCATTACCGGTTACTCGTATATTGATGCCAAATACAAAGAACACACGGCTTATGTTTATAATTCTTCGCCGTTAAACACGCCGAAACACACTTTTAATGCCTGGGCAAATTATACTTTCACAGGTGCTTTAAAAGGATTCTCTTTAGGTGCCGGAGCTTATTATACCGGAAAAAGACCTATGAACGACTGGTCTGCCGGAGCTGTAACCCACGAAGGAATTGTTCCAAACCAGAAACCGTTTGACATTGATTCGTATATGAATGTAAACATCCAGGCAGCCTACAAATTCGACCAGCATTGGGGTGTTCGTTTGTTCATCAACAATGTCTTTAATGAAATTGGTTATAATGCTTACCGAACCTCATTCATTAACCAAACCGATCCGAGAAACTTTTCAGGTATGCTTACCTATCGTTTTTAA
- the feoB gene encoding ferrous iron transport protein B: MSTNTLKVALIGNPNTGKTSVFNQLTGLNQQVGNYPGITVEKKQGISKLSPTVKANILDLPGTYSLNASSLDENVVIELLMNKNDKDFPDVAVVVSEVENLKRNLLLFTQIKDLEIPTILVINMSDRMEYKGITLDIPLLEKELKTKIALVSSRKKTGIETLKNLLINYKELSTEPCLNATSIDPEYFNSLRNAFPNQLLYKLWLVITQDVNFGGLHRNEVSIKSFVKSDTELKRLQQKETIKRYQFINDTLKLTYKVDTANARDIRSKLDRILTHKIFGYIIFFGILMLIFQSIFSWSSIPMDFIDESFASLSAYAAENMQPGVLTDLISQGIIPGLGGIIIFIPQIAFLFLFISLLEESGYMSRVVFLMDKIMRRFGLSGKSVVPLISGTACAIPAIMAARNIENWKERLITILVTPFTTCSARLPVYAILISLIIPHKYIFGIFNLQGLTLMTLYLLGFGMAILSAYILNKILKVKSKSYFVVEMPGYKVPLFKNVALNVIEKTKAFVFGAGKIILALSVILWFLGSHGPDKNFKNAEQIIEQELAQKTISGEKEDLVASFKLENSYIGIIGKSIEPVIRPLGYDWKIGIAVVSSFAAREVFVGTLATIYSVGSHSEEETTIKNRMNAEINPVTGVKIFNLATGVSLLLFYAFAMQCISTLAITKKETNSWKWPAIQLVFMSGFAYVVSLVAYQILS, translated from the coding sequence ATGAGTACAAATACGTTAAAAGTAGCCTTAATAGGTAACCCGAATACCGGAAAAACATCCGTCTTTAATCAACTTACCGGTTTAAACCAACAAGTAGGGAACTATCCCGGCATCACGGTAGAAAAAAAACAAGGAATCAGCAAACTGTCCCCAACCGTTAAAGCGAATATCCTTGACCTACCCGGAACTTACAGTTTAAATGCCAGTTCACTTGATGAAAATGTCGTTATCGAATTGTTGATGAACAAAAACGACAAAGACTTTCCGGATGTTGCCGTAGTGGTTAGCGAAGTGGAAAACTTAAAACGTAATTTATTACTGTTCACTCAGATCAAAGATCTGGAAATTCCAACCATTCTCGTGATCAACATGTCCGACCGAATGGAATACAAAGGAATTACGCTTGATATCCCGCTTCTTGAAAAAGAACTTAAAACAAAAATTGCATTGGTCAGTTCCCGAAAAAAAACAGGAATTGAAACACTGAAAAATTTACTGATCAATTATAAAGAGTTGTCTACCGAACCTTGTTTGAATGCCACCAGTATTGATCCGGAATATTTTAACAGCCTGCGCAATGCTTTCCCGAACCAGCTTTTGTACAAACTATGGCTGGTTATAACACAGGACGTTAATTTTGGCGGCCTGCACCGTAATGAAGTTTCGATTAAATCTTTTGTAAAATCGGATACCGAATTAAAACGACTGCAGCAAAAAGAAACCATCAAACGATACCAGTTTATCAACGATACGCTTAAACTGACTTACAAAGTAGATACGGCTAATGCCAGAGATATCCGCAGTAAGCTGGACAGAATATTAACCCATAAGATTTTCGGTTATATCATTTTCTTCGGAATCCTGATGCTGATATTCCAGTCCATTTTCAGCTGGTCCAGCATCCCGATGGATTTTATAGACGAAAGTTTTGCGTCCTTAAGTGCCTATGCAGCCGAAAACATGCAGCCGGGCGTACTTACCGACCTGATTTCGCAGGGAATCATTCCGGGATTGGGCGGAATCATCATTTTCATTCCGCAGATCGCCTTCCTGTTCCTCTTTATTTCCCTATTGGAAGAAAGCGGCTATATGAGCCGTGTGGTATTCTTAATGGACAAGATCATGCGCCGTTTCGGTTTGAGCGGAAAAAGCGTGGTGCCTTTAATTTCGGGAACGGCCTGTGCTATTCCGGCAATTATGGCGGCACGGAATATTGAAAACTGGAAAGAACGACTGATCACGATATTGGTTACGCCTTTTACCACCTGTTCCGCACGTTTACCGGTATATGCCATTTTAATCTCGCTGATTATTCCGCACAAATATATTTTCGGAATATTCAACCTGCAGGGATTGACGCTAATGACGCTTTACCTTTTAGGTTTCGGAATGGCTATCTTATCGGCTTATATCCTGAACAAGATTTTAAAAGTAAAAAGCAAATCCTATTTTGTAGTGGAAATGCCGGGTTATAAAGTTCCTTTATTTAAAAATGTCGCGTTGAATGTTATCGAAAAAACAAAAGCTTTCGTTTTTGGAGCCGGTAAAATCATTCTGGCGTTGTCTGTTATTTTATGGTTTTTAGGTTCTCACGGACCGGATAAAAACTTTAAAAATGCCGAACAGATCATCGAACAGGAATTAGCTCAGAAAACCATCAGCGGTGAAAAAGAAGATCTGGTTGCTTCATTCAAACTGGAAAACTCCTATATCGGAATCATCGGAAAAAGCATTGAACCGGTTATCCGTCCGTTAGGTTACGACTGGAAAATCGGGATTGCCGTGGTCAGCTCTTTTGCTGCCCGTGAAGTGTTTGTAGGAACACTGGCTACAATATATAGTGTGGGAAGTCATTCTGAAGAGGAAACCACCATTAAAAACCGTATGAATGCCGAAATAAATCCGGTAACCGGGGTAAAAATCTTCAACCTGGCCACAGGTGTTTCTTTACTGCTGTTCTATGCTTTTGCCATGCAGTGTATTTCCACGCTGGCCATTACTAAAAAAGAAACCAACTCCTGGAAATGGCCGGCAATCCAGCTTGTATTCATGAGCGGATTTGCCTATGTTGTTTCCCTGGTTGCTTATCAAATACTTAGTTAA
- a CDS encoding BrxA/BrxB family bacilliredoxin, which produces MYPEEMVKPMRAELSDVGFQELYSAEAVDNALSKEGTTLVVVNSVCGCAARNARPGAKMSLDNGKKPDQLITVFAGVDKDAVDAARQHMFPFPPSSPSMALFKNGELVHMLERHHIEGRPAELIAENLKDAYNEYC; this is translated from the coding sequence ATGTATCCAGAAGAAATGGTAAAACCAATGCGTGCCGAATTATCCGACGTTGGTTTTCAGGAATTATATAGTGCAGAAGCTGTTGATAATGCTTTATCAAAAGAAGGAACAACTTTAGTGGTTGTAAATTCGGTTTGCGGTTGTGCGGCAAGAAATGCACGTCCGGGAGCAAAAATGAGCCTTGACAACGGTAAAAAACCAGATCAGTTAATCACGGTTTTTGCAGGTGTTGATAAAGATGCTGTTGATGCTGCACGCCAGCACATGTTCCCATTCCCGCCATCATCGCCAAGTATGGCTTTGTTTAAAAACGGAGAATTGGTTCACATGTTAGAGCGCCATCATATTGAAGGTCGTCCTGCGGAATTAATCGCAGAAAACCTGAAAGACGCTTATAACGAATACTGTTAA
- a CDS encoding TonB-dependent receptor: MKNLIPLLAICLLSGYFAAAQTVIKGKVTSDGIPLQYANVVIDKLKKGASADADGNYTLEKVARGNYEIQVSFTGFKAQRKNITISDTTTVILNFDLKENNSLDEVVVTGTLKAVNRIESPVPVEVYKPTFFKKNPTSNIFEALQNVNGVRPQLNCNVCNTGDIHINGLEGPYTLVLIDGMPIVSGLSTVYGLSGIPNSLLERVEVVKGPASSLYGSEAVGGLINIITKSPTNAPVVSADAFGTSWGEVNADLGFKANVGKAASLLTGINYFNYSNPIDNNHDNFTDVTLQDRISVFQKWNFNRKSNKLFSVAGRYFYEDRWGGEMQWEKKYRGGSEVYGESIYTKRWELLGAYELPVSEKMLFNFSYTDHDQNSVYGNIPYLAQQRIGFGQLTWDKKAGSHDLLFGTAIRYQYYNDNTPATKTADETWIPSLFVQDEIRLASKHSLLLGARYDYNSNHGSIFTPRFAYKWKASDTDIIRLNAGTGFRIVNLFTEEHAALTGSREVIVQEELKPERSYNVNLNYLKKIYTENGNFIGLEASAWYTYFTNSIIPDYDTNPNQIIYKNLDGHAITKGISTNIDMVFNNGLKVILGATYMDVNKTENGVTTRQMLTERFSGTWAISYRINKLHLDIDYTGNLYGPMRLPVLGPLDPRSEFSPTWSIQNIQLTYNKIKNFEIYGGVKNLLNWTPNKGNPFIIARANDPFDQNVQYDNSGNVIPTADNPYALTFDPSYVYGPNQGIRGFLGVRYTLK, from the coding sequence GTGAAAAATCTAATCCCATTGCTCGCCATTTGCTTACTTTCCGGTTATTTCGCTGCTGCTCAAACCGTAATTAAAGGGAAAGTAACTTCCGACGGAATACCGTTACAATATGCCAATGTTGTTATTGACAAATTAAAAAAGGGTGCATCGGCAGATGCAGACGGGAATTACACGCTCGAAAAAGTAGCCCGCGGGAATTATGAGATCCAGGTTTCTTTTACCGGATTTAAGGCACAACGAAAAAATATTACGATTAGTGACACGACAACCGTTATACTGAATTTTGATCTGAAAGAAAACAATTCACTGGATGAAGTTGTGGTCACCGGTACACTGAAAGCGGTGAACAGAATCGAAAGCCCTGTTCCCGTTGAAGTGTACAAGCCTACTTTTTTTAAAAAGAATCCCACTTCCAATATTTTTGAGGCACTGCAAAACGTAAACGGCGTTCGTCCGCAGTTAAATTGCAATGTCTGCAATACCGGTGATATTCACATCAACGGACTGGAAGGTCCTTACACGCTGGTTTTAATTGACGGTATGCCTATCGTGAGCGGTTTGTCGACCGTTTACGGCTTGTCCGGAATTCCGAATTCTTTACTGGAACGCGTAGAAGTGGTTAAAGGTCCTGCTTCTTCTCTTTACGGCAGTGAAGCCGTTGGCGGACTGATCAATATTATTACCAAAAGCCCTACAAATGCCCCGGTTGTATCTGCGGATGCTTTCGGAACCAGTTGGGGTGAAGTAAATGCCGATCTGGGTTTTAAAGCGAATGTAGGGAAAGCTGCTTCCCTTTTAACCGGAATCAACTATTTCAATTACAGCAATCCGATTGACAACAATCATGATAATTTTACCGATGTTACCCTGCAGGACAGGATTTCCGTTTTTCAGAAATGGAACTTTAACCGGAAAAGCAATAAATTATTTTCCGTTGCCGGACGTTATTTTTATGAAGATCGCTGGGGAGGAGAAATGCAATGGGAGAAAAAATACCGTGGCGGCAGTGAAGTATACGGCGAGAGCATCTACACCAAACGCTGGGAATTATTAGGAGCTTACGAATTGCCGGTCAGCGAAAAGATGCTGTTTAATTTCTCCTATACCGATCACGACCAGAATTCCGTATATGGAAACATCCCTTACCTGGCCCAGCAGCGCATTGGTTTCGGGCAATTAACCTGGGATAAAAAAGCCGGCAGTCATGATTTGTTGTTTGGTACGGCCATACGCTATCAGTATTACAACGACAATACGCCGGCGACAAAAACAGCCGATGAAACCTGGATTCCGAGTCTTTTTGTTCAGGACGAGATCCGACTGGCTTCCAAACACAGCCTTTTACTGGGAGCGCGTTATGATTACAACAGCAATCACGGTTCCATATTCACGCCTCGCTTTGCTTATAAATGGAAAGCTTCCGACACGGATATTATCCGGTTAAATGCCGGAACCGGATTTAGAATCGTTAACCTGTTTACAGAAGAACACGCCGCATTAACCGGTTCCCGCGAAGTAATCGTTCAGGAAGAGCTGAAACCGGAACGTTCTTATAATGTCAACCTGAACTATCTGAAGAAAATATATACCGAAAACGGCAATTTCATCGGCCTGGAAGCCAGTGCCTGGTATACTTATTTTACCAATTCGATTATCCCGGATTATGACACCAATCCGAACCAGATTATTTATAAAAACTTAGACGGCCATGCCATTACAAAAGGGATCAGTACCAATATTGATATGGTTTTTAACAACGGTTTAAAAGTGATTTTGGGTGCAACCTATATGGATGTCAACAAAACCGAAAACGGCGTGACTACACGCCAGATGCTGACGGAGCGTTTTTCCGGAACCTGGGCTATTTCCTACCGCATCAATAAATTACATCTTGACATTGACTATACCGGAAACCTCTACGGACCGATGCGTCTTCCTGTATTGGGACCACTGGATCCCCGCAGTGAGTTTTCCCCGACCTGGAGCATTCAAAACATCCAGCTGACCTATAACAAAATCAAAAACTTTGAAATTTACGGCGGGGTAAAAAACCTGCTGAACTGGACTCCGAACAAAGGGAATCCGTTTATCATTGCCCGGGCAAACGATCCTTTCGACCAGAATGTACAATATGACAACAGCGGCAACGTTATCCCTACAGCAGACAATCCTTATGCCCTGACTTTTGATCCGAGCTATGTTTACGGACCGAATCAGGGTATCAGAGGGTTCTTAGGAGTGCGCTATACTTTAAAATAA
- a CDS encoding thioredoxin family protein, translating to MSKKFYYICVLFWVIPSGFAQLKTHTFEEAESLAKQNPKPYFVFVHTSWCKYCKMMEKTTFQNPEIIALLNESFYYIPFDAESKTDISFYHQVYHFKPTGNNTGHHELAYELGNMEKQLSFPAVCLLDTDYRILFQHNQFLKAKELKTILEKSLKK from the coding sequence ATGAGCAAAAAGTTCTACTATATATGCGTTCTCTTTTGGGTGATTCCTTCTGGTTTTGCCCAATTGAAAACGCATACTTTTGAGGAAGCCGAAAGTTTGGCGAAACAAAATCCGAAACCGTATTTTGTTTTTGTCCATACATCATGGTGCAAATACTGCAAAATGATGGAAAAAACAACGTTTCAGAATCCGGAGATCATCGCCTTGCTAAACGAGTCCTTTTACTATATACCCTTTGATGCCGAAAGCAAAACCGATATTTCCTTCTACCATCAGGTCTATCATTTCAAACCCACCGGAAACAATACCGGGCATCATGAATTAGCCTACGAATTAGGGAATATGGAAAAACAGCTTTCCTTTCCTGCCGTTTGTCTGCTCGATACCGATTACCGGATCCTGTTTCAGCACAATCAATTCTTAAAGGCTAAAGAGCTGAAAACCATTCTCGAAAAAAGCCTTAAAAAATAA
- a CDS encoding metal-dependent transcriptional regulator produces MTHSEENYLKVIYHLSVVSPRGVNTNAIAGMIESKASSVTDMVKKLAEKDLILYQKYQGVTLTEKGALAAKMIVRKHRLWEVFLVEKLDFSWDEVHDVAEELEHIKSEKLINKLDAYLGFPTEDPHGDPIPNAKGEIKKIDKQLLSDLEVQQKGICVGVKDSSANFLQYLDKQQIALGSKIEVLSKETFDMSLTIKVEGKEMIISNKIANNLFVKIEH; encoded by the coding sequence ATGACGCATTCAGAAGAAAACTATCTAAAAGTAATCTATCACTTGTCTGTTGTATCGCCAAGAGGAGTAAATACAAATGCCATTGCCGGAATGATTGAAAGTAAAGCTTCATCGGTAACAGACATGGTAAAGAAACTGGCAGAGAAAGATTTGATCCTTTATCAGAAATACCAGGGGGTTACGCTGACAGAAAAAGGCGCTTTGGCGGCAAAAATGATTGTGCGCAAGCATCGTTTATGGGAAGTTTTCTTAGTGGAAAAGCTTGATTTTTCCTGGGATGAGGTTCATGATGTGGCAGAAGAACTGGAACATATCAAATCGGAAAAGCTGATTAATAAACTGGATGCCTATCTGGGATTTCCAACGGAAGATCCGCATGGCGACCCGATTCCGAATGCGAAAGGAGAAATTAAAAAAATAGACAAACAATTATTGTCCGATCTGGAAGTGCAGCAAAAAGGAATTTGTGTGGGTGTTAAGGACTCATCGGCCAATTTTTTGCAATACCTGGACAAACAGCAAATCGCGTTAGGATCAAAAATTGAAGTGCTCAGTAAAGAAACGTTCGATATGTCGCTGACGATAAAAGTGGAAGGAAAAGAAATGATTATCTCCAATAAGATTGCCAATAATCTTTTTGTAAAAATAGAGCATTAA
- a CDS encoding FeoB-associated Cys-rich membrane protein, protein MVDYQQIAVYVILAAAVLFLIRKYLWKKKKKNCGGPDCGCS, encoded by the coding sequence ATGGTAGACTATCAGCAAATAGCCGTTTATGTTATCCTCGCAGCTGCCGTACTTTTCCTGATCCGGAAATACCTTTGGAAAAAGAAAAAGAAGAACTGCGGCGGACCCGATTGCGGCTGCAGTTAA
- a CDS encoding Nramp family divalent metal transporter, giving the protein MAKKTTNSLEEVHESVAIVQNTTVWKKILAFFGPAYMVSVGYMDPGNWATDIAGGSQFGYQLIWVLLMSNIMALLLQSLSARLGIVRQRDLAQASRDTYSRPVNFVLYFLAEIAIAACDLAEVLGMAIGLQLLFDIPLLWGVSITMLDTFLLLFLLNKGIRKMEAFIIALIAIIGMSFLIEMFLAKPDVTEIAKGLIPSIPDSTALYIAIGIIGATVMPHNLYLHSSLVQTRKFDRSPKGIKQAIRYNFFDSLIALNLAFFVNAAILILAAAAFYKNGMFEVAEIQDAHRLLEPLLGTHWASVLFALALIAAGQSSTITGTLAGQIVMEGYLNLRIQPWVRRIITRLIAIIPAFVAIVYFGEEATGKLLLLSQVVLSLQLGFAIIPLIHFVSDNKKMQGFAIGKWTKISSWLVALIIVALNAKLVFDEIVTWLQESEHPVYIWAFVVPFAVGAAALLVYIIIKPIVDKKWSNPKLVPHINEIVVSEADAPMIYANIAIALDFSKTDQKSISRALQLGGKEAHYTIIHVVETVGAMIYGEEIHDFETSSDHLYLEAYKKTLEAKGYKVAIKLDFGSPKKSIAKVVNENNFDILILGAHGHNWFKDLLFGTTVDAVRHSITIPLLIVKDH; this is encoded by the coding sequence ATGGCAAAGAAAACCACCAATTCACTGGAAGAAGTTCATGAATCTGTTGCAATAGTCCAGAACACGACCGTCTGGAAAAAGATCCTTGCTTTTTTTGGTCCGGCTTACATGGTGAGCGTGGGCTATATGGATCCCGGAAACTGGGCGACGGATATTGCGGGAGGAAGTCAGTTTGGCTACCAGCTGATTTGGGTTTTGCTGATGTCCAATATCATGGCGCTGCTGTTGCAGAGCCTCAGTGCCCGTCTGGGCATTGTCCGCCAGCGGGATTTGGCGCAAGCCTCGCGAGACACCTATTCCCGTCCGGTGAATTTTGTGCTGTATTTTTTAGCCGAAATAGCCATTGCTGCCTGCGACCTGGCGGAAGTACTGGGAATGGCGATCGGGTTACAGCTGCTTTTTGACATTCCGCTGCTTTGGGGTGTGAGTATCACCATGCTGGATACTTTTTTATTGCTGTTCCTGCTCAATAAAGGCATCCGGAAAATGGAAGCGTTTATCATTGCCCTTATCGCCATAATAGGGATGTCGTTTTTAATAGAAATGTTTTTAGCCAAACCGGATGTGACCGAAATTGCCAAAGGACTGATTCCTTCCATTCCGGATAGCACTGCTTTATATATCGCAATAGGGATTATCGGGGCAACGGTAATGCCGCATAATTTATACCTGCATTCTTCTTTGGTACAGACCCGGAAGTTCGACCGTTCGCCAAAAGGGATTAAACAGGCAATACGCTACAATTTCTTTGACTCTTTAATTGCATTGAACCTGGCCTTTTTTGTAAATGCCGCGATATTGATTTTAGCGGCGGCAGCCTTTTATAAAAACGGCATGTTTGAAGTAGCGGAAATCCAGGACGCACACCGTTTGCTGGAGCCGTTGCTGGGAACACACTGGGCTTCGGTGCTATTTGCCTTAGCGCTCATTGCCGCCGGGCAAAGTTCCACAATTACCGGCACACTCGCCGGGCAGATCGTGATGGAAGGCTATCTGAATTTGAGGATACAGCCGTGGGTGCGCCGTATTATTACACGGTTAATCGCTATTATTCCGGCATTTGTGGCAATTGTTTATTTTGGAGAAGAAGCCACTGGAAAACTGCTGCTGCTGAGCCAGGTAGTCCTGAGTCTGCAATTGGGATTTGCGATTATTCCGCTGATACATTTTGTGAGTGATAATAAAAAAATGCAGGGTTTTGCAATCGGAAAATGGACAAAGATCTCTTCCTGGTTGGTGGCTTTGATTATTGTTGCCCTGAATGCAAAACTGGTTTTTGATGAAATTGTAACCTGGCTGCAGGAATCGGAACATCCGGTGTATATCTGGGCTTTTGTTGTTCCTTTTGCCGTAGGTGCGGCAGCCCTTTTAGTGTATATTATCATCAAACCGATAGTCGATAAAAAATGGTCAAATCCGAAATTAGTACCGCATATTAACGAGATTGTCGTAAGTGAGGCAGATGCACCCATGATCTATGCCAATATTGCCATTGCGCTGGATTTTTCCAAAACAGACCAGAAGAGTATTTCGAGGGCGTTACAACTGGGCGGCAAAGAAGCGCATTATACCATTATTCACGTGGTAGAAACGGTTGGAGCTATGATATACGGAGAAGAAATCCACGATTTCGAAACGTCAAGCGACCATTTGTATCTGGAAGCCTATAAGAAAACACTGGAAGCCAAAGGCTACAAAGTGGCAATCAAACTGGATTTTGGCAGTCCGAAAAAGAGTATTGCCAAAGTGGTCAATGAAAATAATTTTGACATACTGATTCTTGGAGCACACGGACACAACTGGTTTAAGGACCTGCTATTCGGAACCACAGTAGATGCCGTTCGTCACAGTATCACGATTCCTTTACTGATCGTTAAAGATCATTAA